One genomic window of Quercus robur chromosome 6, dhQueRobu3.1, whole genome shotgun sequence includes the following:
- the LOC126732974 gene encoding cytochrome c oxidase subunit 6a, mitochondrial produces the protein MAMAMVRSGLLRTALRGGSRPSAPPKRNFASSAHHDDAYETAKWEKITFAGIATCTILAIYNLSRGHPHFDEPPPYPYLHIRNKEFPWGPNGLFEVKHEHH, from the exons ATGGCTATGGCGATGGTCCGATCTGGTCTTCTCCGAACCGCTCTGCGTGGTGGCTCTCGACCCTCTGCTCCTCCCAAGCGCAACTTCGCCTCCTCTGCTCACCACGACGATGCCT atgaGACGGCAAAATGGGAAAAGATAACATTTGCAGGCATTGCTACCTGCACCATTTTAGCAATTTATAACCTATCAAGGGGCCATCCCCACTTCGACGAGCCTCCT CCATACCCATATTTACACATTCGCAACAAGGAGTTTCCATGGG GTCCTAATGGGCTTTTTGAGGTGAAGCACGAGCACCACTAA